A window of Prolixibacter sp. SD074 contains these coding sequences:
- a CDS encoding DUF4857 domain-containing protein yields MIKVSRYILILLVIFTLSTFLPDFFLTTFERHVPVPFVMYSSFSHQFVIRKAEDGKTLYYDSGGKSFNRSQYEQQLPLFHFRQLMADGLMPDSLFGKPVDVFEINNANFFSRITPSDIDAPQAGLYLLFESESGRVALEKPDDYFRITNKGIEFIDPASNGVKPGKSELFTKVLKEKGMTFPARMIAGIPNIRKKYDQGYFIVDKKEHLFHLKMGKGLPYCLEIPLPKNVHILYIDCTDFRNREFYGYIITSDNRVFVLQTDTYKLVNWPVKHYNARTDKLSLRGNLDSRLAIIGKPNDVYAYASNRQYVLQNEFHEKLAPNFPRGAQIVNHILFPFRIESGPVSSDFHRIMIQFPENILFIIGNLFFLLLYLVIFFAIRRKRLVIAELVIILLTGLYGFLGVLLVPAVKK; encoded by the coding sequence ATGATTAAGGTAAGTCGCTACATACTCATCCTCCTGGTAATCTTTACATTGTCCACTTTTCTGCCAGATTTCTTTCTGACAACTTTTGAACGACATGTCCCTGTTCCGTTCGTCATGTACAGTTCTTTCTCACATCAATTTGTGATACGCAAAGCCGAAGACGGAAAAACGCTTTACTACGATTCGGGGGGAAAGTCCTTTAACCGGAGCCAGTACGAACAGCAACTGCCATTGTTTCATTTTCGCCAGTTGATGGCCGACGGCCTGATGCCCGATTCCCTTTTCGGGAAACCGGTTGACGTATTCGAAATCAATAATGCCAATTTCTTCTCACGGATAACTCCCTCCGATATCGATGCTCCGCAAGCTGGCTTGTACCTGCTGTTTGAGTCAGAATCGGGCCGTGTCGCACTCGAAAAACCCGACGACTATTTCCGGATAACCAACAAAGGAATCGAATTTATCGATCCGGCTTCCAATGGCGTTAAACCCGGGAAGAGTGAGCTATTCACAAAAGTTTTAAAGGAAAAGGGAATGACTTTCCCGGCAAGGATGATCGCTGGCATTCCGAACATTCGGAAAAAGTACGATCAGGGTTATTTCATTGTCGACAAAAAGGAACATCTCTTTCATTTAAAAATGGGAAAAGGATTGCCGTACTGTCTGGAGATTCCGTTGCCGAAAAACGTTCACATCCTCTACATTGATTGTACCGATTTTAGAAACCGGGAGTTTTATGGCTACATCATTACCAGCGATAACCGTGTTTTTGTTCTGCAAACCGACACCTACAAGCTGGTAAACTGGCCGGTAAAACACTACAATGCCAGAACCGATAAACTGAGCCTGAGAGGTAACCTCGATTCCCGCCTGGCCATTATCGGTAAACCCAACGATGTCTACGCGTACGCGAGCAACCGTCAATACGTGCTTCAAAATGAATTTCACGAAAAACTAGCGCCCAATTTTCCCCGTGGGGCACAAATTGTCAACCACATCCTGTTTCCATTCAGAATTGAGTCCGGACCGGTATCTTCCGATTTTCATCGAATTATGATACAATTTCCTGAAAACATACTCTTTATCATCGGTAATCTGTTCTTTCTATTGCTTTATCTGGTAATCTTCTTCGCTATTAGAAGAAAGAGGTTGGTTATCGCCGAGTTGGTAATTATTCTCCTGACCGGACTATATGGATTTCTGGGAGTACTTTTGGTGCCAGCAGTGAAAAAATAA
- the trpD gene encoding anthranilate phosphoribosyltransferase translates to MKEILNYLFEYKKLTSEQAEAILLEITEGKYTDAEIAAFITVFNMRTISIEELDGFRNALLVTRIPVDFSDFETIDLCGTGGDGKDTFNISTLSAFVVAGAGAKVAKHGNYGASSSCGSSNVMEHLGYRFSNDADRLRNELDGCGITFLHAPLFNPAMKNVAPVRRALRLKTFFNMLGPMVNPSQPKNQMVGVFSLEIGRMYSYLYQKSDKNFCILHSLDGYDEISLTGEFKMQTNYVDRLLSPSDIGLPKVKPEELASSGDIPGTAKIFTSVLNGNGTEAQNSAVIANSAMALHCVEPKKSIEQCIEEARSSLAGKKALKVFTQLMEIQK, encoded by the coding sequence ATGAAAGAGATACTCAATTACCTGTTCGAATATAAAAAACTCACCAGTGAACAGGCCGAAGCCATTCTTCTGGAAATCACGGAAGGGAAATATACCGATGCTGAAATTGCGGCTTTCATCACCGTCTTCAACATGCGGACCATCAGCATCGAAGAGCTGGACGGTTTTCGCAATGCACTGTTGGTAACACGCATACCGGTTGACTTCTCCGATTTTGAAACCATCGATTTGTGCGGGACCGGTGGAGATGGAAAAGACACGTTCAACATTTCCACCTTATCGGCCTTTGTGGTCGCAGGAGCCGGGGCCAAAGTAGCCAAACACGGTAACTATGGTGCGTCATCAAGCTGTGGCTCTTCCAATGTAATGGAACACCTGGGCTACCGCTTTAGCAACGATGCCGACCGGCTGCGAAATGAACTCGACGGCTGTGGAATCACTTTTCTGCATGCTCCGCTGTTTAACCCGGCAATGAAAAACGTGGCGCCGGTACGTCGCGCGCTCCGGCTCAAAACCTTTTTCAACATGCTGGGCCCGATGGTGAACCCCAGTCAACCGAAGAACCAAATGGTCGGCGTTTTCAGTCTGGAGATAGGCCGCATGTACAGTTATTTATACCAAAAATCAGACAAGAACTTTTGTATACTGCACAGCCTCGACGGTTACGACGAAATTTCCCTTACGGGCGAATTCAAGATGCAAACCAATTACGTCGACCGACTATTGAGTCCTTCAGACATCGGTTTACCGAAAGTAAAACCTGAAGAACTGGCCAGCAGCGGTGATATTCCGGGCACGGCAAAAATTTTCACCAGTGTGTTGAACGGCAATGGCACTGAAGCACAAAATTCGGCTGTCATCGCCAACTCAGCGATGGCACTGCATTGTGTTGAACCAAAGAAAAGCATTGAGCAATGCATTGAGGAAGCCCGTTCGTCCCTTGCCGGGAAAAAGGCGTTGAAAGTATTTACCCAATTGATGGAGATCCAGAAATGA
- a CDS encoding anthranilate synthase component I family protein translates to MKTIQFSPHVKEILADTVTPVSIYLKLRDIYPNTLLLESSDYHGNENSYSFICIKPEATFMVEQNTIRVTYPGCQDEIRPVEKHGQVADELDAFFQSCRPTNGLPNIPANGLFGYVSYDGVQYFETIKFKNPVKPEYAIPEIRYSFYRYIIAINHHMNRVQLIENLPEGEKGSLDELEGLLANRNYATFTFGTHGDETSNITDEEYKEMVTRGKEHCHRGDVFQIVLSRQYNQPFHGDEFNVYRALRNINPSPYLFYFDYGDYKIFGSSPEAQLQIKERKVSINPIAGTFRRTGDDEQDRKLAKKLAADPKENAEHVMLVDLARNDLSRNAENVEVEQFREVQYYSHVIHLVSKVSGYLPENSNAFRVNGDSFPAGTLSGAPKYRAMELIDQYENQNRGYYGGCIGYIGFDNHFNHAIMIRSFLSKNTTLFYQAGAGIVSESNEENELQEVGNKLAALKKAIQQAHKIQ, encoded by the coding sequence ATGAAGACCATCCAATTCAGTCCACACGTAAAAGAAATTCTTGCCGACACGGTAACACCGGTCAGTATTTACCTGAAATTACGGGACATTTACCCCAACACACTACTGCTCGAAAGTTCCGATTACCATGGCAATGAGAACAGCTATTCATTTATCTGTATCAAGCCGGAGGCAACATTCATGGTCGAGCAAAATACTATCCGGGTAACATATCCCGGCTGCCAGGATGAAATCCGGCCAGTGGAAAAACATGGTCAGGTAGCCGACGAGCTGGATGCTTTCTTCCAATCGTGCCGTCCTACCAACGGCCTTCCCAATATTCCGGCCAACGGATTGTTTGGGTATGTCAGCTACGATGGCGTTCAGTATTTCGAAACCATCAAATTCAAGAATCCGGTTAAACCGGAATACGCTATCCCGGAAATTCGTTATTCATTTTACCGGTACATCATCGCCATCAATCATCACATGAATCGCGTCCAACTGATTGAAAATCTTCCGGAAGGTGAAAAAGGATCGCTGGATGAACTGGAAGGATTGCTGGCAAACCGGAATTATGCCACCTTTACTTTCGGGACACACGGTGACGAAACATCCAATATCACCGACGAAGAATACAAGGAAATGGTCACTCGCGGTAAAGAACATTGCCACCGCGGCGACGTTTTCCAGATTGTTCTTTCACGGCAATATAACCAACCTTTCCACGGTGACGAATTCAACGTGTACCGTGCCTTGCGGAACATCAATCCGTCACCCTACCTGTTCTATTTCGATTACGGCGATTACAAAATCTTCGGCTCCTCGCCTGAAGCGCAGTTGCAAATCAAGGAGCGGAAAGTTTCCATTAATCCCATTGCCGGCACATTCCGGCGCACAGGCGATGATGAGCAGGATCGGAAACTGGCCAAAAAACTGGCAGCCGACCCGAAAGAGAATGCCGAACACGTGATGTTGGTCGACCTCGCCCGTAACGATTTAAGTCGTAATGCGGAAAATGTGGAAGTGGAACAATTCCGTGAAGTTCAATACTACTCGCATGTCATTCATCTCGTCTCAAAGGTGTCAGGCTATCTTCCCGAAAACAGCAATGCGTTCCGGGTCAACGGCGACTCCTTTCCGGCCGGAACCTTATCCGGCGCACCAAAATACCGTGCCATGGAACTGATTGACCAGTACGAAAACCAAAACCGTGGTTATTACGGCGGATGCATAGGTTACATCGGTTTCGACAACCATTTTAACCACGCCATCATGATTCGCTCGTTTTTGAGTAAAAATACTACCCTATTTTACCAGGCTGGTGCAGGCATTGTCTCCGAATCGAACGAAGAAAATGAGTTGCAGGAAGTGGGTAACAAACTGGCTGCCTTGAAGAAAGCCATCCAGCAGGCCCATAAAATCCAATAA
- a CDS encoding adenosylcobalamin-dependent ribonucleoside-diphosphate reductase — translation MDLKEVSSGHSATQSKVYSAEDAFQASLKYFKGDDLAARVWVNKYALKDSYGNIFELTPDDMHRRLAKEIARIENRYPNPLSEEEIYSLLKDFKYIVPQGGPMTGIGNEYQVGSLSNCFVVGNNADSYGGIMMVDQEQVQLMKRRGGVGHDLSHIRPAGSPVKNSALTSTGIVPFMERFSNSTREVAQDGRRGALMLSVSIKHPDSENFIDAKMTEGKVTGANVSVKIDDEFMQSVRENKPYTQQYPVESKNPSFTRDINAGDLWKKIVHNAWKSAEPGILFWDTVIRESVPDSYADLGYKTVSTNPCGEIPLCPYDSCRLLAINLFSYVEKPFTKKAKFNFELFRKHVRFAQRIMDDIIDLELEKIEAITGKVESDKEDGEIKRVESNLWKKIREMAINGRRTGIGITAEGDMLAALGLVYGTDNAIDFSVEVHKLVALEAYRGSVLLAKDRGAFPIYDPNREKENPYIKRLAETDPELYNDMVKFGRRNIALLTIAPTGTTSLMTQTTSGIEPVFMPVYKRRRKVNPSDKGIRIDFVDEVGDSWEEYIVFHHKFKDWMELNGYDINKKYSDEELDKMVEKSPYYKATSNDVDWVAKVKMQGQIQKWVDHSISVTINLPSDVDEELVGELYFTAWESGCKGVTVYRDGSRSGVLISAKDKTGGKGAFPTKRPEALEADVVRFQNSKDKWIAFIGLIDERPYEIFTGLADDEDGILLPRSVTRGRIIKSRDENGVARYDFQYINKRGYKTTIEGLSYKFNPIFWNYAKLISSVLRHGMPIQKVVDLVTSLQFDIDTINTWKNGVARALKKYIPNGTSVDGATCAGCGSENVVYQEGCLICKDCGSSKCG, via the coding sequence ATGGATTTGAAAGAAGTATCTTCAGGACATTCGGCTACGCAGTCAAAAGTATACTCGGCAGAGGACGCTTTTCAGGCGTCGTTGAAGTATTTTAAGGGAGATGATTTGGCAGCCCGCGTATGGGTGAATAAGTATGCCTTAAAGGATTCCTATGGAAATATTTTTGAATTAACCCCGGACGATATGCATCGTCGCTTAGCTAAAGAAATTGCGCGTATAGAAAACCGTTACCCTAATCCCCTTTCAGAAGAAGAAATTTATAGCCTGCTAAAAGATTTCAAATACATCGTTCCTCAAGGTGGCCCGATGACGGGTATTGGAAATGAATATCAGGTAGGATCGCTGTCAAATTGTTTCGTGGTAGGTAATAATGCCGACTCGTATGGTGGAATCATGATGGTTGACCAGGAACAGGTTCAGCTGATGAAACGCCGTGGAGGAGTCGGTCACGATTTGTCTCATATCAGGCCGGCTGGTTCACCGGTGAAAAACTCGGCCCTGACCTCTACCGGTATTGTACCGTTCATGGAGCGTTTTTCCAACTCCACCCGCGAAGTGGCTCAGGATGGCCGCCGTGGTGCACTGATGCTTTCGGTGTCGATTAAACACCCCGATTCCGAAAATTTCATCGATGCCAAGATGACGGAAGGCAAAGTGACGGGAGCCAATGTATCGGTGAAAATCGATGATGAGTTCATGCAATCGGTTCGTGAAAACAAACCTTATACGCAGCAATATCCTGTCGAAAGTAAGAATCCGTCGTTTACCCGCGATATTAATGCCGGTGATTTGTGGAAAAAAATTGTTCACAATGCCTGGAAATCGGCTGAGCCGGGAATTCTTTTCTGGGATACCGTGATTCGTGAGTCAGTTCCGGATTCGTATGCTGATTTGGGCTACAAGACTGTTTCCACCAATCCTTGTGGTGAAATTCCACTTTGCCCCTATGATAGTTGTCGGTTGTTGGCAATTAATCTGTTTTCATACGTCGAGAAACCATTTACCAAGAAGGCCAAATTCAATTTTGAACTCTTCCGTAAGCACGTTCGATTCGCACAACGCATTATGGATGATATCATCGATTTGGAGCTCGAAAAAATTGAAGCCATCACCGGCAAAGTAGAATCGGATAAGGAGGATGGCGAAATCAAACGGGTAGAATCCAATCTCTGGAAAAAGATTCGTGAAATGGCCATTAATGGCCGTCGTACCGGAATTGGCATCACTGCCGAAGGTGATATGCTGGCAGCATTGGGACTGGTTTACGGGACCGACAATGCCATCGATTTCTCGGTAGAGGTACATAAACTGGTAGCGTTGGAAGCTTATCGTGGCTCTGTATTGCTGGCGAAAGATCGTGGTGCATTCCCGATTTACGATCCCAATCGTGAAAAGGAGAATCCGTATATCAAACGTCTGGCAGAAACCGATCCGGAGTTGTATAACGATATGGTGAAATTTGGTCGTCGTAACATCGCTCTTCTTACCATTGCTCCTACCGGAACAACTAGTTTGATGACTCAAACTACTTCGGGTATCGAGCCTGTATTTATGCCGGTTTATAAACGCCGCCGGAAAGTTAATCCGAGCGATAAAGGCATTCGGATTGATTTCGTTGATGAAGTAGGCGATAGCTGGGAAGAATACATCGTTTTCCATCATAAATTCAAAGATTGGATGGAATTGAATGGATATGATATAAACAAAAAATATTCAGACGAAGAGCTTGATAAGATGGTGGAAAAATCACCTTATTACAAAGCCACGTCTAACGATGTGGATTGGGTGGCCAAGGTGAAAATGCAGGGCCAGATCCAAAAATGGGTCGACCATTCCATCTCGGTTACAATTAACCTCCCTTCAGATGTTGATGAGGAACTGGTGGGTGAACTTTATTTCACGGCCTGGGAGAGTGGCTGTAAAGGTGTTACCGTATACCGCGATGGCTCCCGTTCAGGTGTACTGATTTCGGCAAAAGATAAGACCGGGGGAAAAGGTGCTTTCCCGACAAAACGTCCGGAAGCGCTCGAAGCTGATGTGGTTCGTTTCCAGAACAGCAAAGACAAATGGATCGCTTTTATCGGACTTATTGACGAGCGGCCTTACGAAATCTTCACCGGGTTGGCTGATGACGAAGACGGAATTCTGCTTCCCCGTTCGGTTACCCGCGGAAGAATCATTAAGAGCCGTGACGAAAACGGTGTGGCCCGGTATGATTTTCAGTATATTAATAAACGTGGGTATAAAACAACCATTGAAGGACTTTCATACAAATTCAATCCGATATTCTGGAATTATGCTAAGTTGATTTCCAGTGTGTTGCGCCACGGAATGCCCATCCAGAAAGTGGTGGATTTGGTCACCAGCCTTCAGTTCGATATTGATACGATTAATACCTGGAAGAATGGTGTAGCCAGGGCATTGAAAAAATATATCCCCAATGGAACATCTGTTGATGGCGCAACCTGTGCTGGTTGCGGCTCTGAAAATGTAGTCTACCAGGAAGGTTGCCTGATTTGTAAAGATTGTGGCTCTTCGAAATGCGGTTAA
- the trpC gene encoding indole-3-glycerol phosphate synthase TrpC — translation MTVLDEIVANRKKEVAEVKKHVSLEDLKKQIPSNRKANSLKERLLNPESSGIIAEFKRKSPSKGTINNKVSPEFVTKGYTTAGASGISVLTDKTYFGGSLDDFAKAREANPDTPMLRKDFMVDEYQIYEACVTKADLILLIAAVLQKEEIERFTTLAHKLGLEVLLELHAEEELQKVDPRVDLIGVNNRNLKDFTVDLEHSIRMLAKLPAEAVKVAESGISGPATVDYLRESGFHGFLMGENFMKQEHPAEACREFINQLKR, via the coding sequence ATGACAGTCCTTGACGAAATAGTAGCCAACCGGAAAAAGGAAGTTGCCGAGGTGAAAAAACACGTTTCCCTGGAAGACCTGAAAAAACAGATCCCTTCCAACCGAAAAGCAAACTCACTAAAGGAACGGCTACTGAATCCGGAATCTTCAGGAATAATTGCGGAATTTAAGCGTAAGTCACCCTCCAAAGGCACCATCAATAATAAAGTTTCCCCCGAGTTTGTCACTAAAGGCTACACTACAGCCGGAGCCAGTGGTATTTCGGTGCTAACAGACAAAACCTATTTCGGCGGAAGCCTGGACGACTTCGCGAAAGCAAGAGAAGCCAATCCGGACACACCGATGCTGCGCAAAGATTTCATGGTAGACGAATACCAGATTTACGAGGCATGTGTCACAAAAGCCGACCTCATTCTGCTGATTGCTGCCGTATTGCAAAAGGAAGAAATCGAGCGCTTTACCACACTGGCACACAAACTGGGACTGGAAGTGCTACTTGAGTTACACGCCGAGGAAGAACTGCAAAAGGTCGATCCGCGCGTCGATTTGATTGGCGTCAACAACCGAAACCTGAAAGATTTCACGGTCGACCTGGAACATTCCATCCGGATGTTGGCAAAACTTCCCGCGGAAGCAGTAAAAGTTGCCGAAAGTGGCATCAGCGGGCCGGCTACCGTAGATTATCTCCGCGAAAGCGGTTTTCACGGTTTCTTAATGGGCGAGAATTTCATGAAACAGGAACATCCGGCAGAAGCCTGCCGGGAATTCATAAATCAACTAAAACGATGA
- the trpA gene encoding tryptophan synthase subunit alpha: protein MENRINQLFKEKRNNILSVYFTAGYPNLQDTEEIIVELEKSGADLIEIGIPFSDPVADGPTIQKSSDKALKNGMSMKLLFGQLKDIRQKVKLPLVLMGYFNNVLQYGVEDFCRKANEIGVDGIILPDLPLEVYENEYRNFFEQNNLRNIFLITPRTSDARIRKIDDLSSGFIYMVSSSSTTGAKSSVTKQQESYFKRIKEMNLKNPRLVGFGISDNTTFVNSCRYSNGAIVGSAFIKALSNEGPISQNVKKFVDFIRLPEEN from the coding sequence ATGGAAAATCGCATCAATCAGCTTTTCAAAGAGAAGCGAAACAACATATTATCGGTTTATTTCACGGCCGGTTATCCCAATCTTCAGGATACGGAAGAAATAATTGTTGAACTGGAGAAAAGTGGGGCAGATCTGATAGAAATAGGAATTCCATTTTCTGATCCGGTAGCCGACGGACCAACTATTCAGAAAAGCTCGGACAAGGCATTGAAAAATGGCATGTCGATGAAATTACTTTTCGGGCAGCTGAAAGATATTCGCCAGAAGGTAAAACTGCCCCTGGTACTGATGGGCTATTTTAATAATGTGCTGCAATACGGCGTAGAAGATTTCTGCCGGAAGGCAAATGAAATTGGAGTTGATGGTATCATTTTGCCCGACCTGCCGCTGGAAGTGTACGAAAACGAATACCGAAACTTTTTTGAGCAAAATAACCTTCGGAACATTTTCCTCATTACACCCCGAACCAGCGACGCGCGTATCCGGAAAATCGATGATCTTTCCAGCGGATTTATCTATATGGTTTCCTCATCATCGACTACGGGTGCAAAGTCGAGCGTAACCAAACAGCAGGAATCCTACTTTAAACGGATCAAGGAGATGAACCTGAAGAATCCCCGCCTGGTCGGATTTGGTATTTCGGACAACACAACTTTTGTTAATTCGTGCCGTTATAGTAATGGCGCCATTGTGGGCAGTGCCTTCATCAAGGCACTTTCGAACGAAGGTCCTATTTCGCAGAACGTGAAAAAGTTCGTTGATTTTATTCGTCTTCCGGAAGAAAATTAG
- the trpB gene encoding tryptophan synthase subunit beta, with the protein MNYHVDQNGYYGQFGGAFIPEMMYPNVDELRKRYLEIIDSEEFRKEYTDLLRDYVGRPSPLYYSNRLSEQYGTQIYLKREDLNHTGSHKINNTVGQILLAKRLGKHRIIAETGAGQHGVATATVCAREGLQCIVYMGALDVSRQAPNVEKMKMLGAEVRPVYSGNQTLKDATNEAIRDWINHPEDTHYIIGSVVGPHPYPDMVARFQAIISQEMRQQLKEKTGNELPNAVIACMGGGSNAAGAFYHFLNDGEVKLIAVEAAGKGVDTGESAATTALGKTGVLHGSKSLLMQTEDGQVTEPYSISAGLDYPGIGPMHANLYETRRAKFMSATDEETLEAAYNLTEKEGIIPALESAHALAALEKLKFASGEVVVVNISGRGDKDMETYLKHFHAKH; encoded by the coding sequence ATGAATTATCATGTCGATCAGAATGGCTATTACGGACAGTTTGGCGGGGCATTCATCCCGGAAATGATGTATCCGAATGTAGATGAGCTCCGAAAACGTTACCTGGAAATTATCGATAGTGAAGAATTCCGGAAGGAGTATACCGACTTGCTCCGCGATTACGTCGGAAGGCCTTCACCGCTTTACTATTCGAACCGGTTATCGGAGCAATATGGCACACAAATTTATCTCAAACGGGAAGATTTGAACCATACCGGTTCGCATAAAATCAATAATACCGTTGGTCAAATTTTACTGGCAAAACGGTTAGGAAAACATCGCATCATTGCTGAAACCGGAGCCGGTCAGCACGGTGTGGCTACCGCGACAGTCTGCGCCCGCGAAGGGTTGCAATGCATTGTTTATATGGGGGCCCTCGATGTATCGCGGCAAGCACCCAACGTAGAGAAGATGAAAATGCTTGGCGCAGAAGTCCGTCCGGTTTACAGCGGCAACCAAACATTGAAAGATGCGACCAACGAGGCCATCCGCGATTGGATCAATCATCCGGAAGACACGCACTACATTATCGGTTCCGTAGTCGGCCCACATCCCTATCCCGACATGGTCGCCCGTTTCCAGGCTATCATCAGCCAGGAAATGCGGCAACAACTAAAAGAGAAAACCGGCAATGAACTGCCCAATGCTGTCATCGCATGTATGGGCGGAGGAAGTAATGCAGCCGGTGCTTTCTATCACTTTCTGAATGACGGAGAAGTGAAACTGATTGCTGTGGAAGCAGCCGGGAAAGGAGTTGATACTGGCGAATCAGCCGCGACTACCGCACTCGGCAAGACCGGTGTACTTCACGGCAGTAAAAGTTTACTGATGCAAACAGAAGACGGACAAGTGACTGAGCCGTATTCTATCTCTGCCGGGCTCGATTATCCGGGCATCGGGCCAATGCACGCCAACCTGTATGAAACCCGCCGCGCAAAATTTATGAGCGCAACCGATGAAGAAACACTGGAAGCCGCATACAACCTAACGGAGAAAGAAGGGATCATTCCTGCGTTGGAATCAGCGCATGCACTGGCCGCTTTGGAGAAACTAAAATTTGCTTCCGGCGAAGTAGTGGTTGTGAACATCTCGGGCCGTGGCGACAAGGATATGGAAACTTACCTGAAGCATTTTCACGCAAAGCATTAG
- a CDS encoding aminodeoxychorismate/anthranilate synthase component II produces MKILVIDNYDSFTYNLVHALRKFEGVTVIVKRNDEIDLPELNEYDKIVLSPGPGIPEEAGQMPEIIKTYTGKKPFLGVCLGHQAIAEGFGAGMKNMDKVLHGVSTPIIQINQSYLFNGVPENFNAGRYHSWIVERENLPEELEITCEDEQGRIMAFQHKTYDMVGVQFHPESVLTPMGMKILENWINH; encoded by the coding sequence ATGAAGATATTAGTTATCGATAATTACGATTCATTCACCTACAACCTGGTGCACGCACTCCGAAAATTTGAGGGAGTAACGGTTATTGTGAAGCGGAATGATGAAATTGACCTGCCGGAGTTGAATGAATACGATAAAATCGTCCTCTCTCCCGGCCCGGGAATTCCGGAAGAAGCTGGACAGATGCCGGAAATCATTAAAACCTATACCGGAAAGAAACCGTTTCTCGGGGTATGTCTTGGACATCAGGCTATTGCCGAAGGCTTTGGCGCCGGGATGAAAAACATGGACAAAGTGTTACACGGTGTGTCAACCCCAATTATCCAGATTAATCAATCGTATCTTTTCAACGGTGTCCCGGAGAACTTCAATGCCGGAAGATACCACTCATGGATAGTGGAAAGAGAAAATCTTCCTGAAGAATTGGAAATTACGTGCGAGGATGAGCAAGGCCGCATCATGGCCTTTCAGCATAAGACTTACGATATGGTTGGCGTGCAGTTTCACCCCGAATCGGTCTTAACACCTATGGGAATGAAAATTCTGGAAAACTGGATTAACCATTAA
- a CDS encoding phosphoribosylanthranilate isomerase produces MKIKVCGMRETENIRQLVELGPDYIGFIFYPKSKRYVSEQIAPEAVELVPAFIQKVGVFVDEPFESLLEQFRNNKLELVQLHGNELPEYSARLKQLGIPVIKVFSIGNDFDFAVTEPYAGNCDFFLLDTKGEKPGGTGQKFNWQLLDAYKGETPFFLSGGISSADAEIISNLQHPKLYGVDVNSGFETEPALKNIEALKRFIATIRENSTASNKSYPDYL; encoded by the coding sequence ATGAAAATTAAAGTATGCGGGATGCGGGAGACGGAAAATATCCGTCAGTTGGTAGAGCTTGGCCCTGACTATATTGGTTTTATTTTTTACCCGAAATCAAAACGGTATGTAAGCGAACAGATCGCTCCCGAGGCCGTCGAATTAGTCCCGGCCTTTATTCAAAAAGTGGGTGTTTTTGTGGATGAGCCATTCGAATCACTGCTCGAACAGTTCCGGAACAATAAGCTCGAACTTGTCCAACTCCACGGCAATGAACTGCCCGAATATAGCGCCCGGCTGAAACAACTGGGGATTCCCGTCATTAAAGTTTTTAGCATAGGCAACGACTTTGATTTTGCGGTGACGGAACCATATGCCGGAAACTGCGATTTCTTCCTGCTCGACACCAAAGGCGAAAAACCGGGTGGCACCGGTCAGAAATTCAACTGGCAGTTACTGGATGCATATAAGGGAGAAACACCGTTTTTCCTGAGTGGTGGTATTAGTTCCGCTGATGCCGAAATCATCAGCAATCTTCAGCACCCAAAACTTTACGGGGTGGATGTGAACAGTGGTTTTGAAACTGAACCGGCGTTAAAAAACATTGAAGCGCTCAAACGGTTCATCGCCACCATCCGCGAGAACAGTACGGCTTCAAATAAATCTTATCCCGATTATCTATAA